The Fragaria vesca subsp. vesca linkage group LG2, FraVesHawaii_1.0, whole genome shotgun sequence genome includes a window with the following:
- the LOC101314344 gene encoding uncharacterized protein LOC101314344 — protein sequence MSEQRSGLRIRDASPDSVIYTLESSLFSSSASASVDRCSFASEALDHDSSTASEISPNSAAHELRHQLEVSSSGADRDPDPNKSGLHSHHHHDVRRSRKGEKAKVQNQDHDNADLAIDSARSSFSLALKECQDRRSRSEALTKKLDRPRPASLDLNNVTALSPRLGTLKKSSMASRKSGTFPSPGTPTYRHTSLGVQKGWSSERVPASTNLGRKNTAGAAMLPFNNGRTLPSKWEDAERWIFSPVQGDGVMRQSNQQAQRRPKAKSGPLGPPGVAYYSLYSPAMPMFDGGSVPSFMADSPFSAGVMAADGMAFHSSGAHNGAFPIRTEPCIARSVSVHGCSEVLDQQSSLPDSRDEKHDGVKDAATNVSRTVSRRDMATQMSPDDSTHSSPKEGHDYSASTSSFFPIEELQSAPSLKFEVRDVQVDERVTVTRWSKKHKVRIPGKGSDIVDRWKKKDADVRSCAWDLSDSAKNVSKVKREEAKIAAWENLQKAKAEAAIRKLEMKLEKKRSSSMDKIMNKLRSAQKKAQDMRSSVSDNQAHDGRSSRKTSIIRRTSHMSSLSGCFTCHAF from the exons ATGTCGGAGCAGAGATCCGGGTTAAGAATCCGAGACGCCAGCCCGGACTCGGTCATTTACACCCTCGAGTCCAGCCTCTTCTCCTCTTCCGCTTCCGCCAGCGTTGACCGCTGCTCCTTCGCCTCCGAAGCCCTCGACCACGACTCCTCCACCGCCTCCGAGATCTCTCCG AACTCGGCGGCGCACGAGCTCCGCCACCAGCTTGAAGTCAGCTCCAGCGGTGCTGATCGCGATCCAGATCCGAACAAGTCTGGTTTACACAGCCATCACCACCACGACGTTCGCCGATCCAGAAAAGGAGAAAAGGCCAAAG TTCAAAACCAAGACCACGACAACGCGGACTTGGCTATTGATTCAGCACGAAGCTCCTTCTCTCTGGCGTTGAAAG AATGCCAGGACCGTCGATCTAGATCTGAAGCTCTAACGAAGAAGCTAGACAGGCCGAGACCCGCTTCTTTGGATTTGAATAATGTCACTGCCTTGTCACCCAGACTGGGGACTTTGAAGAAGAGCTCAATGGCGTCTCGCAAGTCTGGAACATTCCCGAGTCCTGGGACTCCTACTTACCGGCATACCAGTCTCGGAGTTCAGAAAGGTTGGAGCTCGGAGCGAGTTCCGGCCAGTACTAATTTGGGAAGGAAGAATACTGCTGGAGCTGCAATGTTGCCGTTTAATAATGGAAGGACGTTGCCGTCGAAATGGGAAGATGCAGAGAGGTGGATTTTCAGTCCGGTTCAGGGGGATGGTGTGATGAGGCAGTCGAATCAGCAGGCACAGAGGAGGCCCAAGGCGAAGAGTGGTCCGCTTGGCCCTCCTGGGGTTGCATATTATTCTTTGTACTCGCCAGCAATGCCGATGTTTGATGGAGGCAGTGTTCCTAGTTTCATGGCAGATTCTCCGTTTTCAGCTGGGGTTATGGCGGCGGATGGAATGGCATTTCACTCCTCCGGTGCTCATAATGGAGCCTTTCCGATTCGGACTGAGCCTTGCATTGCTCGTTCGGTTAGTGTGCATGGTTGCTCTGAGGTGTTGGACCAGCAGTCATCCCTGCCTGATTCTCGAG ATGAAAAGCATGATGGGGTTAAGGATGCAGCCACCAATGTATCTCGCACAGTTTCGCGAAGGGACATGGCAACCCAAATGAGCCCTGATGATAGCACTCACTCATCTCCCAAGGAGGGACATGATTACTCTGCTTCCACTTCCTCTTTCTTCCCTATTGAGGAATTGCAGAGTGCCCCCTCTTTGAAATTCGAAGTCAGGGATGTCCAGGTTGATGAAAGGGTCACTGTGACAAGGTGGTCCAAGAAACATAAAGTCCGGATACCTGGGAAGGGCTCTGATATTGTTGATAGATGGAAAAAGAAAGATGCTGATGTTCGATCTTGTGCTTGGGATCTCTCTGATTCAGCAAAGAACGTTTCAAA AGTTAAAAGAGAGGAAGCCAAAATTGCTGCGTGGGAGAATCTGCAGAAGGCAAAAGCTGAGGCAGCAATACGGAAACTAGAG ATGAAGCTGGAAAAGAAGAGGTCATCATCCATGGATAAAATTATGAACAAGTTGAGATCAGCTCAGAAGAAAGCTCAAGACATGAGAAGCTCAGTGTCAGACAATCAGGCACATGATGGAAGGAGCTCACGTAAAACTTCAATAATTCGTAGGACTAGTCATATGAGTTCTTTGAGTGGTTGCTTTACGTGTCATGCTTTCTAA
- the LOC101302516 gene encoding uncharacterized protein LOC101302516, protein MVEAEEEGPAMRALGSLLKLTEVFLWDDGTRNDMSFSLKQTKPAQDDGDDDSNGLASKGGILPEDMELTRQMNELGLPVSFQTNKQKQKRKAGGKRKGMRLKHPDTCQDVVGEALDSSKVSVEESVSPIVFDDNPSSSLCSMSMMGQSESSCSDVAVDATKLHCPFGEGETPASLIEITRDYAKEQHDGTLGTVSDDGHDCDSLHNSAVVTDAAKFLANSVSCSADAATGHGKTEPDVRLMEHDHSECSVLACHEGELTTGEDHVPEKPFVSESVSYSTCPVVLDNDGIDGQKNADFGDWMVYWDSYYMRNYFHNMRTHTSTWYPPEVMEHLEIVDTTCKSNEGVAEVTEIDVTTYLKKTGLCGLDKIDSFEEPRNDDAIHSQPYDELTVVNSMFDTSTSTVTVGICHELQSNNSFIDEYASCLSSNVQCHISSCRNQTMPLVSDEVCNNDLLARKCDEPYTYDIFDKPHDVHSCEEIPIYCEHDEAIRTLDSLSMSNSRTEEVEDRSMHSETGVPATNDLVIKSDRAVVKRKKKVRRIRSHRKFFNEDEEVLFEGLLKECSADIGKYWCQRYLLFSRYDDGIKMDEEGWFSVTPEALARHHAQRCGSGIVIDCFTGVGGNAIQFAQISQHVTAIDIDPTKIDYAQHNAAIYGVDERIDFIEGDFFRLASRLKADTVFLSPPWGGPDYAREETYDIMTMLKPYDGYFLFNTAKQVASKIVMFLPRNVDVNQLAELSLSVTPPWSLEVEKNFVNGKLKGITAYFSDTARRE, encoded by the exons ATGGTTGAAGCTGAAGAGGAAGGGCCGGCTATGAGAGCTCTCGGATCTCTGTTGAAGCTCACCGAAGTCTTCCTCTG GGACGATGGCACGAGGAACGACATGTCGTTCTCTCTGAAACAGACT AAACCAGCTCAGGATGACGGAGACGATGACTCAAACGGCCTTGCCTCAA AAGGTGGAATTTTGCCTGAGGATATGGAACTTACGAGACAGATGAATGAATTGGGGCTTCCGGTGTCGTTTCAAACAAATAAACAG AAGCAGAAAAGGAAGGCTGGAGGCAAAAGAAAGGGAATGCGCTTGAAGCATCCGGACACTTGCCAAGACGTTGTGGGTGAAGCCCTGGACTCTTCCAAAGTGAGTGTGGAGGAGAGTGTATCTCCTATTGTATTTGATGATAATCCAAGCAGTTCTTTGTGTAGTATGTCGATGATGGGCCAAAGTGAATCATCTTGCTCTGATGTTGCAGTTGATGCCACCAAATTGCATTGCCCTTTTGGTGAAGGAGAAACACCAGCAAGTTTAATTGAGATCACTAGAGATTATGCCAAGGAACAACATGATGGAACACTCGGCACTGTTTCTGATGATGGTCACGATTGTGATTCCTTACACAACAGTGCTGTGGTCACTGATGCAGCAAAATTTTTAGCGAATTCAGTTAGCTGCTCAGCAGATGCTGCTACTGGCCATGGAAAGACAGAGCCAGATGTAAGACTGATGGAGCATGACCACTCAGAGTGTTCAGTATTGGCTTGCCATGAAGGAGAACTTACAACTGGTGAGGATCATGTCCCTGAGAAGCCATTTGTATCTGAATCAGTCTCATATTCCACATGTCCAGTAGTTCTTGACAATGATGGAATCGACGGCCAAAAAAATGCTGATTTTGGAGACTGGATGGTATATTGGGATTCCTACTACATGAGAAATTACTTCCATAATATGAGAACACATACTTCCACATGGTACCCACCTGAGGTCATGGAACATTTAGAAATTGTCGACACCACATGTAAGTCAAATGAAGGTGTTGCTGAAGTAACTGAGATAGATGTCACCACTTACTTGAAGAAAACAGGTTTATGTGGTCTGGATAAAATTGATTCATTTGAAGAACCAAGAAATGATGATGCAATACACAGTCAACCATATGATGAACTCACTGTTGTCAATTCTATGTTTGATACATCCACGTCAACTGTCACTGTAGGCATATGTCATGAGCTTCAAAGCAATAACAGCTTCATTGATGAATATGCATCATGCTTGTCATCAAATGTCCAGTGCCACATCTCTAG TTGCAGGAACCAGACCATGCCGCTGGTTTCTGATGAGGTGTGCAACAATGATCTGCTTGCAAGAAAATGTGATGAACCATATACTTATGATATCTTTGATAAACCTCATGACGTTCACTCTTGCGAGGAAATCCCTATATATTGTGAACATGATGAGGCCATTAGAACATTAGACTCACTCAG CATGTCCAATTCACGCACTGAAGAAGTTGAGGATAGGAGTATGCATTCTGAAACTGGAGTTCCTGCAACAAATGATTTGGTAATAAAATCTGACCGTGCTGTAGTTAAACGGAAAAAGAAAGTGAGAAGAATTCGAAGTCACAGAAAATTCTTCAATGAGGATGAAG AAGTTCTATTTGAAGGATTGTTGAAGGAGTGTTCTGCTGATATTGGTAAATATTGGTGTCAGAGGTATCTATTATTCTCCAGATATGATGATGGTATAAAAATGGACGAGGAAGGATGGTTTTCAGTTACTCCAGAAGCTCTAGCTAGGCATCATGCCCAACGTTGTGGTAGTGGCATCGTCATTGACTGTTTTACTGGAGTTGGTGGGAATGCCATCCAATTTGCTCAGAT AAGCCAACATGTAACTGCCATTGATATTGATCCAACAAAAATTGATTATGCTCAACATAATGCTGCTATCTATGGAGTAGATGAAAGGATAGATTTCATTGAGGGGGACTTTTTCCGTTTGGCATCAAGGTTGAAG GCGGATACAGTCTTTTTGTCACCCCCATGGGGAGGACCTGATTATGCAAGAGAAGAGACTTATGACATTATGACAATGCTTAAGCCATATGATGG ATATTTTCTCTTCAACACTGCAAAGCAAGTTGCTTCCAAGATTGTCATGTTTCTCCCTAGAAATGTTGATGTCAACCAATTAGCAGAGTTGTCTCTTTCAGTGACTCCGCCATGGTCGCTGGAG GTGGAGAAAAACTTTGTAAATGGCAAGTTGAAGGGAATAACTGCTTACTTCAGTGACACGGCAAGGAGAGAGTGA
- the LOC101302225 gene encoding THO complex subunit 5 homolog B-like, giving the protein MEDEEIEEGMLVEEEAAPPRPEKSPYEVLRESKSSVEDVVARMLSIKKEGKPKSEVRELVTQMFLNFVTLRQANRSILLEEDRVKSETESAKAPVDMTTLQLHNLMYEKSHYVKAIKACKDFKSKYPDIDLVPEEEFFRDAPASIKEPTLSNDAAQDLMLKRLNFELHQRKELCKLNEKLEMHKKGLQETIASRKKFLNSLPSHLKSLKKASLPVQNQFGNMHTKKLKQHHSAKLLPPPLYVVYSQFSAQKEAFEEQIDLEIVGSVKDAQAFVHQQANRDTGVSTNGEASRLDDDAPDEEDDGQRRRKRPKRAPTKQNPDQSGVYQLHPLKVILHVYDNEASDPKSAKLVTLKFEYLLKLNVVCVGVEGSHEAAENNILCNLFPDDTGLELPHQSAKLIVDGTPAFDEKRTSRPYKWAQHLAGIDFLPEVSPLLAVHDAPTSAITKTDAVMSGLSLYRQQNRVQTVVRRIRSRKKAQMALVEQLESLMKLKWPALSCKSVPWALHAPLCKLHGCSPVGPPPTPASSLSAIDKEQVQEPIDADSVGRSGSSKEELESMREDGELPSLVQVASVSDDKLVQHKGDSRRLSLLSKRPPVSTAKPLSYKRHNEELDFLLDTESDVDEAAHITPEEENGVPIQCFEVAGNSWVDFGTREFRLVLTRRIDSEKRNVKLEAKIKISMEYPLRPPFFTLSLCTMSGENHYVSDDSELYNELRAMEAEVNLHIVKMLSQNEENNILGHQVCCLAMLFDYYMDEASPSSEKRKSTSVVDVGLCKPVSGQLIARSFRGRDRRKMISWKDMECNPGYPY; this is encoded by the exons ATGGAAGACGAGGAAATAGAGGAGGGGATGCTGGTGGAGGAAGAAGCTGCTCCGCCGCGGCCGGAGAAGTCGCCGTACGAAGTTTTGCGAGAGAGCAAATCTTCGGTGGAAGACGTAGTTGCCAGAATGCTCTCCATCAAAAAAGAAGGCAAACCTAAATCGGAGGTCCGTGAGCTCGTCACTCAGATGTTCCTCAACTTCGTCACTCTCCGCCAG GCGAACCGTTCGATCTTGCTTGAGGAGGACCGCGTGAAATCGGAGACGGAGAGCGCGAAGGCTCCGGTGGACATGACGACGTTGCAGCTCCACAATTTGATGTACGAGAAGAGTCACTACGTGAAGGCCATCAAAGCTTGCAAAGATTTCAAGTCCAAGTACCCGGACATCGACCTTGTGCCGGAAGAAGAGTTCTTCCGGGATGCTCCGGCGAGTATCAAAGAGCCAACATTGTCAAACGACGCGGCGCAGGACCTGATGCTCAAGAGGCTCAATTTCGAGCTACATCAGCGGAAGGAGCTGTGTAAGCTTAATGAGAAGCTGGAGATGCATAAGAAGGGGTTGCAGGAGACGATTGCGAGTCGGAAGAAGTTCTTGAACAGTCTTCCCTCGCACCTCAAGTCTCTGAAGAAGGCGTCACTGCCGGTGCAGAATCAGTTTGGAAATATGCACACGAAGAAGCTCAAACAGCATCACTCGGCCAAGTTGCTGCCGCCACCTCTCTATGTGGTTTACTCGCAGTTCTCGGCGCAGAAGGAAGCTTTTGAAGAACAGATTGATTTGGAGATTGTTGGAAGTGTGAAGGATGCTCAAGCTTTTGTGCACCAGCAAGCAAATAGAGACACAG GTGTTTCTACAAATGGAGAGGCTAGTAGGTTAGATGATGATGCACCAGATGAGGAAGATGATGGGCAGAGAAGGAGAAAGAGACCCAAGAGAGCTCCAACCAAGCAGAACCCTGATCAATCAGGAGTATATCAATTGCACCCGTTGAAAGTTATTCTTCATGTTTATGACAATGAGGCTTCTGATCCTAAGTCTGCAAAACTAGTAACCCTCAAGTTTGAGTATTTGTTGAAGTTGAATGTTGTCTGTGTTGGAGTTGAAGGATCTCATGAGGCAGCGGAGAATAACATCTTATGTAACCTATTCCCAGATGACACTGGCCTTGAGCTTCCCCATCAG TCAGCCAAGCTTATTGTTGATGGGACTCCTGCATTTGATGAAAAGAGAACATCCCGTCCATATAAGTGGGCCCAGCATTTGGCTGGAATTGATTTTTTGCCTGAGGTGTCACCTTTGCTTGCTGTCCATGATGCTCCAACCAGTGCCATAACTAAAACTGATGCTGTTATGTCTGGTCTGTCGCTTTATCGCCAGCAAAATCGAGTACAGACAGTTGTACGTAGAATTCGCTCTCGGAAGAAAGCTCAGATGGCTCTTGT GGAACAGCTTGAATCACTCATGAAGCTTAAATGGCCAGCTTTGTCTTGTAAAAGTGTTCCATGGGCTTTGCATGCTCCTCTGTGCAAATTACATGGTTGTTCACCTGTAGGACCTCCACCTACTCCGGCATCATCTTTGTCGGCCATAGATAAGGAGCAGGTTCAGGAACCTATAGATGCTGATTCAGTTGGGCGATCTGGTTCTTCAAAGGAAGAGCTGGAGAGTATGAGGGAAGATGGGGAACTTCCATCTTTGGTTCAAGTTGCATCAGTCAGTGATGATAAACTTGTTCAGCACAAAGGAGACTCTAGGAGGCTATCATTACTTTCGAAAAGACCTCCCGTCAGTACTGCAAAGCCACTAAGTTATAAAAGACATAATGAAGAATTAGATTTTTTGCTGGATACTGAAAGTGATGTGGATGAAGCTGCACATATTACGCCAGAAGAAGAAAATGGGGTGCCTATCCAATGCTTTGAGGTGGCTGGAAATTCATGGGTGGATTTCGGGACAAGGGAATTTCGTCTTGTTTTAACCAGGAGAATAGACTCAGAGAAGAGGAATGTGAAGTTAGAAGCCAAG ATTAAGATCAGCATGGAGTATCCTTTGAGGCCTCCCTTTTTTACATTGAGTCTTTGCACTATGTCTGGAGAAAATCATTATGTGAGTGATGATTCTGAGTTGTACAATGAACTTCGTGCAATGGAAGCCGAG GTCAATCTTCACATTGTAAAGATGTTATCTCAAAATGAAGAAAATAATATCCTAGGTCATCAAGTTTGTTGTCTAGCAATGTTGTTCGACTATTACATGGACGAAGCATCCCCATCTTCTGAGAAGAGAAAGAGTACATCAGTGGTTGATGTTGGATTGTGTAAGCCTGTTAGTGGTCAGCTTATTGCCAGATCATTTAGAGGAAGGGATCGCAGGAAGATGATATCCTGGAAGGATATGGAATGCAATCCTGGCTATCCATACTAG